The Campylobacter sp. CNRCH_2014_0184h genome has a segment encoding these proteins:
- the rplJ gene encoding 50S ribosomal protein L10 — MTKSQKIELVSKLEEGFKVSEAVVVCNYKGLNTKKLEELRNNAREMDVKVQIIKNTLASIALKNAGKDGMELKDTNIYLWGEDQLNVSKVADKFSEANQTFEIKTAFIDGEVASVDKVKALAKMPSRNELLAMLLQVWNAPITNFTIGLNALKEKKEAE; from the coding sequence ATGACTAAAAGCCAAAAAATTGAACTTGTTTCTAAGCTTGAAGAGGGTTTTAAGGTTAGTGAAGCTGTTGTAGTTTGTAACTATAAAGGTTTAAACACTAAAAAACTTGAAGAGTTAAGAAATAATGCGAGAGAAATGGATGTTAAAGTTCAAATTATTAAAAATACTTTAGCAAGTATTGCTCTTAAAAATGCCGGCAAAGATGGAATGGAACTTAAAGATACAAATATTTATCTTTGGGGTGAAGACCAATTAAATGTTTCAAAAGTTGCTGATAAATTTAGCGAAGCTAATCAAACATTTGAAATCAAAACCGCATTTATTGATGGTGAAGTTGCTTCAGTAGATAAAGTTAAAGCTTTAGCTAAAATGCCTTCTCGCAATGAATTGCTTGCTATGCTTTTGCAAGTTTGGAATGCACCAATCACCAATTTTACAATTGGATTAAATGCATTAAAAGAAAAAAAAGAAGCTGAATAA
- the rplL gene encoding 50S ribosomal protein L7/L12: protein MAITKEDVLEFISNLSVLELSELVKEFEEKFGVSAAPVMVAGAAVAGAAGGAAEEKTEFDIVLQDGGDKKINVIKVVRALTGLGLKEAKDAVEQTPSVLKEGVSKAEAEEAKKQLEEAGAKVELK, encoded by the coding sequence ATGGCAATTACTAAAGAAGATGTATTAGAATTTATTTCTAACCTAAGCGTTCTTGAACTTTCAGAATTAGTAAAAGAATTTGAAGAAAAATTTGGTGTTTCTGCTGCTCCAGTTATGGTTGCAGGTGCTGCTGTTGCAGGTGCTGCTGGCGGTGCTGCTGAAGAAAAAACTGAATTTGACATCGTATTACAAGATGGTGGCGATAAAAAAATCAATGTAATTAAAGTTGTTCGTGCTTTAACTGGCCTTGGACTAAAAGAAGCAAAAGATGCTGTTGAACAAACTCCATCGGTTCTTAAAGAAGGTGTTAGCAAAGCTGAAGCTGAAGAAGCTAAAAAACAACTTGAAGAAGCTGGCGCTAAGGTTGAGCTTAAATAA